From the genome of Sporomusa sphaeroides DSM 2875:
CTTCCCGGCAATGTCACAAGCGAAATGGGACTGGCGCTTGGGGACCTGGCCGACAAAGTGCGGGACTTGCCGGATGTTCAGGAATATCTTAAGGTGGCCGAGGATCAGAGCTTTTTCAGCAGACTGGATGAGGTGCCGGGCGGCAGACAATGCAAAGCCGAGTTTGCAGCATTTATTGATAAATATGGCATGAGATGTCCCGGCGAAATTGACATTACCACACCTCGCTGGTATGAAACCCCGACACGCCTGACCTCCGCTATTTTCAGCAATATCCAAAGCCTAAAGCCCGGTGAACATAGAGAGCGGTTTGCGCGGGGGGAAAAGGAAGCGGCAGAAGCCGCCCGGCGGATTTTGCAGGCCGAAACAGGAAGATTAACATCGAAACCGGTTTCCCGGCTGATTAACGTATACCGGAATTTAGGCGGACTCAGGGAACATCACAAATTCCTGCTGATTAGTGTCATGGGAGAATGCAAACAAGCCATTTTGGCGGAAGCCCGGCAAATGGCAGCAACAGGTATTCTGGAGCAGGCGGAAGATAGCTATTATCTAACTTTGGACGAATTGTACCAGCTTTTACAAGGCAATATGGCTAAACCGGTTACTGAATTGGTTGCCCGGCGCAAAGCGCAATACCAGCGGTATCAGGAGTTAAAACCACCGCGCGTTATGACAAGCGAGGGCGAAATTGTCGTAGTTCCGCCACGCAGAGATCATATTCCGTTAGGAGCCTTGCTGGGCAGCCCGGTATCGGCCGGGGTCGCCGAAGGGATAGCCCGCGTCATTCTCAGACCGGAGGAGGCCGTGTTAAAGGCCGGTGAAATTCTTGTCGCCCCCCATACCGACCCGGGCTGGACACCTTTATTTCAGTCAGCCATTGCCATTGTTACGGAGGTTGGCGGATTAATGACCCACGGGGCGGTTGTGGCCAGGGAATATGGTATTCCGGCCGTAGTGGGAGTTGATGAGGCAACAACGCTGATTAAAAACGGTGAACGCATACGGGTTGACGGTACGCAGGGCCTGATTGAATTTCTAAGCACGCCAAATGAATAACCGCTGGTTTGTTTTCACAGGCGTGCTGTTGGGCGTAACTGCGCATATGACCATGCAAACACTTGTGGCAACCATTCTGCCGGCTATCTCGGCACAATTAGGCGACTCTCATTTATACAGCTGGGTATTTACCGGCTACTTACTCATGTCGACGATTACAGTTCCTTTATTCTCTAAGCTCGCCGACCTCTATGGCTATAAATTGTCTTTCTTGCTGGGCTTGCTATTGTTTCTGTTTGCATCACTGCTGTGCGGCCTGGCCTCGTCACTGGCTTTTCTTGTGGGCGCCCGGTTGGTACAGGGGATTGGCGCCGGCATGATCGCGCCTGTTACCATGGCGCTGATCAGTATGTTGTTTCCACTCACGAAAGAGCGCGCCAAAGCCATGAGTTTGTTTGCGGCCGTACAGATGTTGTCAAATGTCCTGGGCCCGATACTAGGTGGTGTGATCGCCGCAACCTTAGGTTGGTCTGTCGCTTTTTTCATGGTTGCTCCTTTATGTGTGATTTCGTTTGTCATTATTTATTTTTGTCAGTTCGGCCCCGTGCCCGGACGAGGGGAAACGAAACCGAGAGTGGATTATGCCGGAGCTTTTCTGCTTGGTGGTGCCATTGCCGCTTTTACTCAAACCTGGAGCCTGTTTGAGCAAACGGGCTGGACATTCACCACAACCCTCCTGTTAGCAACCAGTGTGATCATGATCATTCTCCTCGTGCGGCAAGAAAAAAGACATCCTGATCCCATTCTCTCGCAAGCCATGCTGCGTATTCCACAAGTTTCCCTGTCCAGTCTGAGTGCCTTACTGGCAGGAATATTAAACTTTGGCACCATTTTCATTTTGCCGCTATTTTCGGTTGCCACCTTTGCCAATGATCCTGCGAAAAGTTCTTACTTCTTACTGCCTTTTACCGTTGGCGTGAGTATCGGAGCCATAGCATCAGGCTTCCTGCTGCAGAAGATTTCCTATCAGTCTCTGGCGCAAATAAGCTGGTGCTTTGCTATAGCAGGCTTTAGTGGAATTGGCTTGGCAGGTGCGTTAACCCTGCCTGTTTTTTGGTCCTTTCTCTTTGCCGTCAGCATTGGCTGCGGCATTGGCAGTTTGATGCCCACCTTCCTTTTGCCGGCACAAAATGCCGTAAAGGAAAACCAGCAGGCAACTGTCAGCGGACTAATCCAGATCAGCCGCAACATTGGCGGAACAATCGGTATTCCTTTATTGACAAGCCTCCTGGTATTTACCCGAAGTTTGCAGCAGGAAGCCTTGCAGTACGGTATTGTATTTTTCACACTGGCATTGTTAAGTTGTCTTGGCTTTGCTGTAGGCAGCAAGCTTAAAGTGTAAATTATAAAGTAAGCATGGGGACGTAAATTTTGCTTCGTAAACATACAAAACCGTTCAACCTAC
Proteins encoded in this window:
- a CDS encoding MFS transporter, encoding MNNRWFVFTGVLLGVTAHMTMQTLVATILPAISAQLGDSHLYSWVFTGYLLMSTITVPLFSKLADLYGYKLSFLLGLLLFLFASLLCGLASSLAFLVGARLVQGIGAGMIAPVTMALISMLFPLTKERAKAMSLFAAVQMLSNVLGPILGGVIAATLGWSVAFFMVAPLCVISFVIIYFCQFGPVPGRGETKPRVDYAGAFLLGGAIAAFTQTWSLFEQTGWTFTTTLLLATSVIMIILLVRQEKRHPDPILSQAMLRIPQVSLSSLSALLAGILNFGTIFILPLFSVATFANDPAKSSYFLLPFTVGVSIGAIASGFLLQKISYQSLAQISWCFAIAGFSGIGLAGALTLPVFWSFLFAVSIGCGIGSLMPTFLLPAQNAVKENQQATVSGLIQISRNIGGTIGIPLLTSLLVFTRSLQQEALQYGIVFFTLALLSCLGFAVGSKLKV